One segment of Arvicanthis niloticus isolate mArvNil1 chromosome 5, mArvNil1.pat.X, whole genome shotgun sequence DNA contains the following:
- the LOC117709159 gene encoding olfactory receptor 2D2-like: MCQVTHRIMNSLTASNMWMIPRQNQSWVSEFILVGFSSDPTTNSILFIVFLLIYLSSVLGNGLIIMLVCLDTQLHTPMYFFLCTLSLLDMSYVTTTMPQMLVHLLAHSQTISFAGCWLQMYVFGALGITECTFFVVMAYDRYVAICYPLSYTVILNWSLCIRLAAGTWICGFLSSFLNTFFTMSLPYCGPNRVNHFLCEGPSVRSLACMDTHLLEMVDLVLSVVLVLVPISLIVASYIRIAKAILKIKSTQGRCKAFSTCASHLTVVTLFYLPATYIYMKPNSSYSTEQDKQISLFYTAFTPLLNPVVYSLRNKDIKRAFLKVIVYGRWTSGPRW; this comes from the coding sequence ATGTGTCAGGTGACACATAGAATAATGAATTCTCTTACAGCCTCCAACATGTGGATGATTCCAAGGCAGAACCAAagttgggtttctgagttcaTCCTGGTTGGCTTCTCCAGTGACCCCACTACCAACAGCATCCTCTTCATTGTCTTCCTTCTCATCTACCTGAGCTCAGTCCTGGGCAACGGGCTCATCATCATGCTGGTCTGCCTGGACACACAGCTGCAcactcccatgtacttcttcctctgtACCCTCTCCCTGTTGGATATGAGCTATGTTACCACCACCATGCCCCAGATGCTGGTGCATCTTCTTGCTCACTCTCAGACAATCTCctttgctggctgctggctgcagaTGTATGTGTTTGGTGCTCTGGGTATAACTGAGTGCACCTTCTTTGTTGTGATGGCTTATGACCGATATGTGGCCATTTGCTATCCACTGAGTTACACTGTCATCCTCAACTGGAGCCTGTGCATAAGGCTGGCAGCAGGGACTTGGATCTGtggtttcctttcctctttcttgaatACTTTCTTCACCATGAGTCTGCCATATTGTGGGCCCAACAGGGTCAACCACTTCTTGTGTGAAGGTCCTTCAGTGCGTAGCCTGGCTTGCATGGACACCCACCTTCTTGAGATGGTAGACTTGGTTTTGAGTGTTGTTTTGGTTCTTGTTCCAATCTCCCTCATTGTGGCCTCCTACATTCGTATTGCCAAGGCAATTCTCAAGATCAAGTCTACCCAGGGCCGCTGCAAGGCTTTCTCTACTTGTGCCTCCCACCTGACTGTGGTTACACTCTTCTATCTTCCTGCTACTTACATCTACATGAAGCCCAACTCCAGCTACTCTACTGAGCAAGACAAGCAGATCTCACTCTTTTACACTGCTTTTACACCCTTGCTCAACCCTGTGGTCTACAGTCtgagaaacaaagacatcaaGAGGGCATTTCTCAAGGTGATAGTTTATGGCAGGTGGACCAGTGGACCTAGATGGTGA